The DNA window CTTCCTAAATTTTAGGTGATGGGCTTGACATAAGCGATCGCGTGTCGCCACACAATTGATGATTGATTGCTTTCATCGATCAGACCGATGCAAAATTGATCTTGCCAGCGCAACTGACCGCTTAACATTTCACCCCCGATCAGTTTTACTTGCACCTGTTTTTGTTCTTTAATCATATTTTGAATTTGACGAGAGCTGGGCAATCCACTATCGAATCCGCTAGCCATAAGTTTGCTACTCTAAACGTGTGTAACCGTGCATTTTACAATGTTTACTTAAGTTATTTATGCGATCGACTGCTATCTTTAGGATGCTTTCACAAAACTTGAGAGCGTACCCACCCCACTAAGAGCGAGGATAATTTAATGGCCATTGAGTTCGCTAAGTATCACGGTTTGGGAAATGACTTCATTTTGATTGATAATCGCACTTCATCCGATCCAGTTTTAACACCCGCGCAGGCGGTAACGTTATGCGATCGCCACTTTGGTATCGGTGCTGATGGTGTAATTTTTGCTCTGCCAGGGCTTGACGGTAACGATTACACTATGCGAATTTTTAACTCGGATGGCTCCGAACCGGAAATGTGCGGCAACGGGATTCGTTGCTTAGCTCAGTTTATCGCTGAGTTGGAGGGAGTCTCAAATCAGGAGCGCTTATATCGCATTCACACTCTTGCCGGTGCGATCGCGCCAAAGTTGCGATCGGACGGTCAAATTACCGTTGATATGGGGCTACCGCGACTTTTAGCTGCCGAAATTCCCACTACGCTTTGTTCTGCTGACGAGAAAGTTATTAACCGACCTCTGCAAGTGGAAGGAAAATCTTGGGATGTTACCTGCGTCAGTATGGGCAATCCCCACTGTATTACGTTTGTCGAAGATGTCACGGCTATTCCGCTGGAAACTTTGGGGCCTTTCTTTGAGCATCACGCGGTTTTCCCGCAACGCACAAATACGGAATTTATTCAAGTGGTAGAGCGAGATTATTTGAAAATGCGAGTGTGGGAACGCGGTGCTGGGGCAACGATGGCTTGCGGAACTGGTGCTTGCGCTTCTTTGGTGGCGGGGGTACTGACGGGAAATTGCGATCGCAAAGCTACTGTTGAGCTACCCGGTGGCCCTCTGGAAATTGAATGGTCCGAAGTTGATGGGCGAATTTACATGACAGGGCCAGCGCAGAAAGTGTTTGTCGGCAAATTTTAACCACAGGTTTGGTACACTATGCAGGATCGATCGCCGGAACAACTTCCTCGTCTCATCACTACCTCAATCAGCCATTACTGCGAAAAAGTTCGATGGGCGCTGGAACGGCTCAATATTCCATATATTGAAGAGCGCCACGCGCCGCTTTTTCACCGATTGGCTACAGCTCGAAATGAGGGGCGATCGGTTCCTATGCTTGTCACTGAGGCGGGTACTTTCAGCGATTCCAGCGACATTTTGCAATACATTGATGGGATGTCACCCGTGAGCGCAAAGCTCTACCCTGCCGATCCTAAATTGCGCCAAGAGGTGGAAAAACTCGAAGATTGGTTCGATCGCCAACTTGGGCCCAGCACCGGGGTGTGGTTCTACTTTTATTTACTCGATCGGGACAAGCTGATATTGCGATTGTTCTGCGAAGGCGTAGAGGCGATTGAGGCGGAGTTGTTTCCTGTTGTCTTTCCCTGCATCCGGGAAGCGATGGAACGAGCGATGGAAATTACACCAGAGTCCGCCGCCGAATCGCTCGATCGAATTAACAGCATTTTCGAGACTGTCAACGAGCTGCTTGCGGATGGGCGTAAATATTTAGTCGGGGATAGCTTTTCGGCTTGTGACCTCACATGGGCTTGTCTGACTGGGCTTGTCCTCATGCCTACCGAATATGGTACAAAATTACCTCAATTAAGCGAGATACCGACTGAAATGGCGCAGACGATCGAGCATTTCCGCGCAACTCCAGCCGGCTCTTTCGCCTTGCGCTTATTCCGCGAGGAACGTGACAAATAATTGGTTGTTTAGTTTTTAGTATGTCGATTTTGCGAGTGGGGAGCCAAAAGTCAATCATTCAATCATTCAAAATTCTTCCCTCTCCCTTTCTCTCTACCTCGCTCACCTGGAAAAGGTTATATCATATCGTGTCCGGTTAAAATTTAACCACAGATGAAAACAGATAAACACAGATGAACACAGATGTGAGGGCAAATTTTTGACGCTACTGATGGAATCAGTCATTATATCAATCATCAAGAAAAAGATTGATAAATTCTCCATAAGCCTCTTTCATAGGCAATTCATCATCAACTTTGATGCGGCGTCTTTTAGTCACAACAGTTTTATTTTCAATTGGATTGAAACCTTCTTTTTCGTAAGTTTCCCAGTACAAACCAACGCCTCTTCTTTGCCAAGTTGGTAAATCGTTAAAATTTATCCCATTTTGAAATAACAATTCGTTTTTGAATGCTACTGATTGATTTTCAAGAGTAGTTGTTGCTTCGGTAACGCTTTTGCCGGATTTACGTAATGTCCAATAACTCCAACCATTTAAAGCACAACGAGTCGCATCGGCTTGTCGCCATCGAAAATAATCAATTACTTGGGATTTGTTTGCACCCAGCCAAACGCGACTGTCGAAATTTACTATAGTTTGGGCGGCGTGAGTGAATGCGGTGCTGGCAATACTGGCAGAAATAGAAACAATTTTTTCTAAACTGCGATCGAACAAATCCCATTCTGGATCGAACAGCACAGAAATTTCATCGCTTTCTGTATAGGCGTAAACACCTTGGAGTTCTTCCAATAACGCCTTGGCAGTTTGTACCATCAGTTCGTGAAACTTGCGGTCAAACGGTTTCTCGAAGCGCGACTCGGTGAACCTGGAAAAACTGCGTCCATCGACGCGAATTACAGTCCACGCGCCTGGTAGCAGACGTAGGGAGTGGAAGTATTCGAGCGATCGCATTTTTTTCTCAAAATTATCGCTATCCATCCTTCACCTCATTTTCTTGCCACTCGCGCACATCAAAACGAAAGTTTTCAGCCACTCGCACGTAGAAAAGCCGATCGAAACCTTCCGCGTAACAGGGGCGTACTAACCTTTTTATTGTGGCGTAAATTGCCACATCCGGCACTTTCGCCTTACCAGAACGTAGCTGATTGCGATCGCAACAATTTTTCAGTCTAGATTCAAAGTAATAACCGATGATTTCAGAACCGTACATTTTGCCTATCTGAATTATAGATGCCCGCTCTTCAACAGTTGCATTAGTGTTATCTACAACTACCGATCGTCCCTCTTTTAGAGACGCTTCGATCAGCTGTGCTTGCCTTCTGGCTTTGTTTCTGTTATTACGCATCAAATCCTTGCTGACAAGCTCGTGAGTTGTGGCAAAATGAGTGCGGAAAAATGTACTTTTTCCAGAAGCTTGTAAGCCGATAAAAATCATCAGTTCCATACTCGATCGCGTCGGGGTTAGGGCGTCGGGGCTAGGGAAGAGGGAGAGAGAGAGGGAAAAGGGAAAAGGGAGGAATTTTGACTTTTGACTTTTGACTTTTGACTTTCCCTAGCTCCTAGCTTAAAGCTGCAACTCTTCGATCGAAGCATTTAAACCGTTGCTGTTAAGCTTTTGCAGCATTTCCTCAGCTTCAGTCCGATCGCTATAAGCACCCACCTGCATCACCGCTCGTCCGTTGGAACGAGTCCGAAAAGCTCCCGGTACAAGCGATCGCAGCAATCTCTGCTGACGCGCACTACCGACATCCACAATCACGCGGTAACGCAAACCAAGCGCTACAGCACGACTGGTAGAACTGGGACGGGGGGAGTATCTGCTTTCTTGCGGAAGCGGATTATCCGGAGATATCGCGACTGAAGGTAGGTTATTGCTATTAGAAACAGGAATTTCCGATCCGGGAACGGGTAGCAACCCTGCTTCTACGCCTGAATCTGGAAGCGTACCTCTACTTTGTCTGACAGGCTGTGTAGAAAAGTTTGCACCTCGATTATCTTCTCTTGTGGAGGAGAAAGAGGGGAGTGAAGGGGATACATCGCTGGATCTGGGTGGCGGTGCAGTAATCTCCACCGGCTCTGTTTGGTTGGCTGGTGGCGGTACGATCGCAGTGGGAGTATTGGGACGCCGCGAGTTTGGAATAGTTTGCCTTACTTGCACCGGTTCGCCCGAAGATAAAGGTGGAGGAACGGGAATTTGTACAGCACCACCCGATCCGGAGGGAAAATTATTTGTTGACCTTGTTTGTGTAGGGTTGGGGATAATAGTAGAGATCGCGGTCGGTGGCGGTTCGACATTTTCCGGTGCAGCGGCGACGATCGTTCCTGATAGATCCAAGCGTCCGCTTATACGACCTCCTGCAAGTTGATTGCCAAACGCGGGAATAGTTTGACTGGAAGTTTTACCGTTGATGTCAAGGCGACGGTTGTTGCGAAAAACGTTGCCTCCAGGTTGCTGAGCGATGCCCAAATCAGGACGAGCTTCGCCGATCGCTACTACACCATCTCGGCTGTTTTCCTCAATTGTATTGCCCCGCAACACAGGTTGAGCTTTGTTCTGCACCACCACACCGTCTATATTTTGGGTGATGCGATTGCCAACCAGCATGGGTGTGGCGGTGTGACCGATATTAATCCCAAATCCAGTCCTTTCAAACACATTTTCCCGCAGTTCGGGTTTAGAGCTGTTGTAGATGGTAATGCCGTTAGCACCATTATCGGCAAAGTAATTGTTGCGAATAACAGGCGCACTGCTGCCGGTGACAGAGATACCGTCGTGGGAGTTGCCGATAAAAGTATTGTCAGTCACTAGAGGACTGCTGAATTCTATCCACAAGCCGTAACCTCGTCGGTTGGAGTTAGTGACTGTGACTCCCACAATTGCCGATTTATCTGCTGCTAGAATGGCGATGTTTTGGCGAGCAAAGGTGCGACTGATGAATTGCCCGCCTCCTTTAATAATCGCATTGCGGCCTTTGTTGGCGGGGTCGCCTTGGATGCTGACCCCAGGCTTGAGGATAATTGGAAAAGTTTCGCCGCTTTCTTCGCTATAGGTTCCCGGTGCGAGGATAATCGTGGTGTTGGGTTGGGCTACCCGCAGTGCCTGGGTGATGGTTTTGAAAGGAGAACCGTTACTGCCGTTGCCAGCTGTATCGTTACCGTTGGCGGGATTGACAAACAACTGGGTTGTTTGGGCGGTACTCTGGGCTAATTCTACAGATGTTCTCTGTATTGGCAGTTGCGCGATCGCAGCGGTGTTGACCCACGGGGACAGGGCGATCGCGATTCCCAGTGTTGCGATCGTTCCTAATTGGCTGTATTTGTTTTTATCTGAGATGCTGGTAGGGATTGGTTTTAATGAATAATTTTTTCGCTGCGGGTATGAGTGTTTTAAATTCATATGTCGCTATCCTCCTGGCAGTTAGTGAAGGTAAAAGCCAAAACTTGGCTTGTGGCGAACCCCTGATATAAACTTAGGGGCGGGTTTAGTCAGATCGCTCCCATCACAAGTCTATGGTTGTAGTACAAAACCCGCCCCTACTCAATTGTCAATAGTTAACAGTCATTTGTCAGTTGTCATTTGTTTGACTGATATTATGATACGGATATGTACGGTGTACGGATAAAAAAAATCACAGCTGACACTTGACCGATGACCGAACAGAATAATGTGGAAATTTTCCAGTACAATCATTGCACCAGCAACAGCGATTTGAAAAATTTGCTGAATGTTGACATAATTACAATCTCTATTACCCACTGCCGCAAATAAGAGTGGAGTTGTTCCGATGGGCGATCGATACGAGCTGAAGAAGCCATTCCCAAACTTGCCCGCACAAGCACAGCCTGCTGTTTGCCGAATCCTAGATGCCAACTTAGACCGAGCTCGCGAAGGTTTGCGAATCGTGGAAGAATGGTGTCGCTTTGGTTTGGACAGCAGCGAGTTGGCTGGCGAATGCAAGCAACTGCGGCAGGAAATAGCCAAATGGCATACTCAAGATCTGCGGGCTTTTCGAGATACTCTGGGCGATGTGGGCACAGATTTATCTCATCCGCAAGAAGAAGAACGCGCTGGCATTCAGCAACTGTTGCAGGCGAACCTTTGCCGCATAGAAGAAGCGCTGCGGGTGTTGGAAGAGTACGGTAAGCTTTACCACCCGGAGATGGGGACAGCGTTTAAGCAGATGCGCTATCGAATCTATACGCTGGAAAGCAATTTGCTGGGTTATCAGCGTCAGCAGAAGTTGCTCCGCAGTCATTTGTATTTGGTAACCTCTGAGTCGGAAAATCTGTTTGCTGTTGTGGAAGCTGCGCTCCAAGGCGGATTGACACTGGTGCAATATCGCGATAAAGACGCAGATGATGATGTGCGGGTGGAGACAGCGCAGAAACTGCGCCAGTTGTGCCGACGGTACGAGGCGTTGTTTATTGTGAACGATCGCGTCGATCTGGCTTTGGCAGTAGATGCGGATGGCGTACACTTGGGACAGCAGGATCTGCCGATCGCAATGGCACGACAGTTACTTGGCCCTCACCGCATCATCGGTCGTTCTACCACAAATCCCGATGAAATGCGACGAGCGATCGCAGAAGGAGCCGACTACATCGGTGTAGGGCCAGTATACGAAACTCCGACTAAAATTGGAAAAGCTGCCGCAGGTCTGGAATACGTGCGCTATGCGGCTCAGAATGCCTCTGTACCCTGGTTTGCGATTGGGGGTATCGATCCGACAAATCTCAACGATGTACTATCGGCTGGAGCAGAGCGGATCGCTGCGGTCAGAGCGATTATGGAGGCAGAGCAGCCAACTTTAGTTACACAGTATTTTCTCTCTCAACTATCTCGCCTGCAAACGCTGCGAGCTTTGAAAGCACATTTGCCTCAGTCTCATGTCCAGTCCAATAACCTTACGAGTTAACGGGGAATCCCGTACTTGCGTTGCTCAAACTAAGTTACCCGATTTGTTAGAACAGCTCGGTTTCCATCCGCGTTTGATAGCTGTGGAGTACAACGGCGAAATCCTGCACCGCCAGTTTTGGCCGGAAACTCAGGTGCAGGAGGGCGACAATATTGAAGTTGTTACCATCGTCGGTGGCGGCTAGCTCGATTTTAGATTTTGGATTTTAGATTTTGGATTAAACGAGACTTACGCACTGTGGAGATTGACTTTTGACTCCCCCGCTCTCCCGCTCCCCCACTCCCCCGCTCTCCCCTCTTATTTTTGACTTTCTTAAGGTACGGATATCTACCCAGGTATCTGTCCTGCGATCGCTGCCCTGTGGGGATCGAAAGCGTTAAATTAGAAATGTGTAAAGATGCGTTAACAAAAATTTGCACCAGCCAGAAACACTGGAGTGTTACTTTCAAATGAGCTGAAATAGGCTTGGTTTTATGTACAAAAAACTGCTTTCTACAATCAAACCGCTTCTGAAACCTGTGTTAATTGCTGGCCTTGTGCTAACCTTAGCGCTGGGTCACGCTGATGGAGCTTTGGCCGCTCGTACAGGTGGCCGAATTGGCGGCGGTTCTTTTAGAGTACCCAGCTCCACGTACACATCTCCGCGTACCTATGCGCCACCATCGGGAGGGTATTATTACCCTGGCGGTGGATGGGGATTTCCCTTCCTGATTCCATTTTTTGGCATTGGAGGCGGGTTTGGTGGTTTATTCACTATTCTGATATTTATTGCGATCGCCAACTTCTTGGTGCAAAGTTTCCGTCGCATCGGTTCTGGTGAAAGTACCGAAATGACCTACAGCAGCAATCCTGCCGTTTCGGTAGCGCGTTTGCAAGTCGGTTTGCTGGCGAACGCACGCGGTCTGCAAAAGGAACTCGATCGAATTGCAGAAACTGCCGATACCGGTTCCGCCGCAGGTCGCGCTGAAGTATTGCAGGAAACTACTTTGGCTTTGCTGCGCCACCCCGAATACTGTGTCTATGCCGGTGCTGAAAGCCAGCAAACTCGTTTAGAAGCCGCAGAAGCTCAGTTTAACCGCCTATCTCTGGCAGAACGCAGCAAATTTACGGCAGAAACTCTCTCCAACGTTAACAATCAACTGCGGCAAGCTAATTCCCAAATAGCTTTACCGGCAGGGGAAACCTCTGGCGAACTCGCTAACCTGAGCGAAGGGCCAAGTCAATACATTGTCGTTACTCTGATCGCCGCTACACTGAGTAAGCTGCAATTGCCAACAATAAATAATTCTGAGGATCTGCGTCAAGCTTTGCGCCAGTTCGG is part of the Aerosakkonema funiforme FACHB-1375 genome and encodes:
- a CDS encoding Hfq-related RNA-binding protein; the protein is MASGFDSGLPSSRQIQNMIKEQKQVQVKLIGGEMLSGQLRWQDQFCIGLIDESNQSSIVWRHAIAYVKPIT
- the dapF gene encoding diaminopimelate epimerase; translated protein: MAIEFAKYHGLGNDFILIDNRTSSDPVLTPAQAVTLCDRHFGIGADGVIFALPGLDGNDYTMRIFNSDGSEPEMCGNGIRCLAQFIAELEGVSNQERLYRIHTLAGAIAPKLRSDGQITVDMGLPRLLAAEIPTTLCSADEKVINRPLQVEGKSWDVTCVSMGNPHCITFVEDVTAIPLETLGPFFEHHAVFPQRTNTEFIQVVERDYLKMRVWERGAGATMACGTGACASLVAGVLTGNCDRKATVELPGGPLEIEWSEVDGRIYMTGPAQKVFVGKF
- a CDS encoding glutathione S-transferase family protein, whose product is MQDRSPEQLPRLITTSISHYCEKVRWALERLNIPYIEERHAPLFHRLATARNEGRSVPMLVTEAGTFSDSSDILQYIDGMSPVSAKLYPADPKLRQEVEKLEDWFDRQLGPSTGVWFYFYLLDRDKLILRLFCEGVEAIEAELFPVVFPCIREAMERAMEITPESAAESLDRINSIFETVNELLADGRKYLVGDSFSACDLTWACLTGLVLMPTEYGTKLPQLSEIPTEMAQTIEHFRATPAGSFALRLFREERDK
- a CDS encoding tRNA(His) guanylyltransferase Thg1 family protein — protein: MDSDNFEKKMRSLEYFHSLRLLPGAWTVIRVDGRSFSRFTESRFEKPFDRKFHELMVQTAKALLEELQGVYAYTESDEISVLFDPEWDLFDRSLEKIVSISASIASTAFTHAAQTIVNFDSRVWLGANKSQVIDYFRWRQADATRCALNGWSYWTLRKSGKSVTEATTTLENQSVAFKNELLFQNGINFNDLPTWQRRGVGLYWETYEKEGFNPIENKTVVTKRRRIKVDDELPMKEAYGEFINLFLDD
- a CDS encoding ATP-binding protein translates to MELMIFIGLQASGKSTFFRTHFATTHELVSKDLMRNNRNKARRQAQLIEASLKEGRSVVVDNTNATVEERASIIQIGKMYGSEIIGYYFESRLKNCCDRNQLRSGKAKVPDVAIYATIKRLVRPCYAEGFDRLFYVRVAENFRFDVREWQENEVKDG
- a CDS encoding DUF1565 domain-containing protein, with the translated sequence MNLKHSYPQRKNYSLKPIPTSISDKNKYSQLGTIATLGIAIALSPWVNTAAIAQLPIQRTSVELAQSTAQTTQLFVNPANGNDTAGNGSNGSPFKTITQALRVAQPNTTIILAPGTYSEESGETFPIILKPGVSIQGDPANKGRNAIIKGGGQFISRTFARQNIAILAADKSAIVGVTVTNSNRRGYGLWIEFSSPLVTDNTFIGNSHDGISVTGSSAPVIRNNYFADNGANGITIYNSSKPELRENVFERTGFGINIGHTATPMLVGNRITQNIDGVVVQNKAQPVLRGNTIEENSRDGVVAIGEARPDLGIAQQPGGNVFRNNRRLDINGKTSSQTIPAFGNQLAGGRISGRLDLSGTIVAAAPENVEPPPTAISTIIPNPTQTRSTNNFPSGSGGAVQIPVPPPLSSGEPVQVRQTIPNSRRPNTPTAIVPPPANQTEPVEITAPPPRSSDVSPSLPSFSSTREDNRGANFSTQPVRQSRGTLPDSGVEAGLLPVPGSEIPVSNSNNLPSVAISPDNPLPQESRYSPRPSSTSRAVALGLRYRVIVDVGSARQQRLLRSLVPGAFRTRSNGRAVMQVGAYSDRTEAEEMLQKLNSNGLNASIEELQL
- a CDS encoding thiamine phosphate synthase, with the protein product MGDRYELKKPFPNLPAQAQPAVCRILDANLDRAREGLRIVEEWCRFGLDSSELAGECKQLRQEIAKWHTQDLRAFRDTLGDVGTDLSHPQEEERAGIQQLLQANLCRIEEALRVLEEYGKLYHPEMGTAFKQMRYRIYTLESNLLGYQRQQKLLRSHLYLVTSESENLFAVVEAALQGGLTLVQYRDKDADDDVRVETAQKLRQLCRRYEALFIVNDRVDLALAVDADGVHLGQQDLPIAMARQLLGPHRIIGRSTTNPDEMRRAIAEGADYIGVGPVYETPTKIGKAAAGLEYVRYAAQNASVPWFAIGGIDPTNLNDVLSAGAERIAAVRAIMEAEQPTLVTQYFLSQLSRLQTLRALKAHLPQSHVQSNNLTS
- the thiS gene encoding sulfur carrier protein ThiS; translation: MSSPITLRVNGESRTCVAQTKLPDLLEQLGFHPRLIAVEYNGEILHRQFWPETQVQEGDNIEVVTIVGGG
- a CDS encoding DUF1517 domain-containing protein, which translates into the protein MYKKLLSTIKPLLKPVLIAGLVLTLALGHADGALAARTGGRIGGGSFRVPSSTYTSPRTYAPPSGGYYYPGGGWGFPFLIPFFGIGGGFGGLFTILIFIAIANFLVQSFRRIGSGESTEMTYSSNPAVSVARLQVGLLANARGLQKELDRIAETADTGSAAGRAEVLQETTLALLRHPEYCVYAGAESQQTRLEAAEAQFNRLSLAERSKFTAETLSNVNNQLRQANSQIALPAGETSGELANLSEGPSQYIVVTLIAATLSKLQLPTINNSEDLRQALRQFGAIPADQLLAIEVLWAPQAEGDTLTSEDMIVEYPNLKLI